In one Halorubrum sp. CBA1229 genomic region, the following are encoded:
- a CDS encoding DUF6276 family protein, with protein MSCPRCDADLVAFDVPPALREHAPAATAAICTRCLRTFAVGEGDDAVADISAEMATDPDFSAVDPAFPDGEAGVALALVCGLLESFALNRASIEALVEHAELSGADAFAFFERLDAAEAAFDLDRRRAALLDVL; from the coding sequence ATGTCCTGTCCCCGCTGTGACGCCGACCTCGTCGCCTTCGACGTGCCGCCCGCTCTCCGCGAGCACGCGCCGGCCGCGACGGCGGCGATCTGCACCCGCTGTCTCCGGACGTTCGCCGTCGGCGAGGGCGACGACGCCGTCGCCGACATCAGCGCAGAAATGGCCACTGACCCCGACTTCTCCGCGGTCGACCCCGCGTTTCCCGACGGCGAGGCGGGCGTGGCGCTCGCGCTCGTTTGCGGGCTGTTGGAGTCGTTCGCGCTCAACCGCGCCTCGATCGAGGCGCTCGTCGAGCACGCGGAGCTGTCGGGCGCCGACGCCTTCGCCTTCTTCGAACGGCTCGACGCCGCGGAGGCCGCCTTCGACCTCGACCGGCGGCGGGCGGCGCTGCTCGACGTGCTGTGA
- a CDS encoding V-type ATP synthase subunit I, translating into MSKVSVTGSKRVIDDVIEAAYAHHSLHVTDYDERYEGFAPGESLEGAETVNEQLVTVRALESVLDVEGDELDAARAIDDEELERELADVRERVNALNDRRDELQAEIRDRAEAIDRMEPFADLGIELDLLRGYDSLEVVVGEAKPDAVEETLADADGLDAYEVFAGSDVVAIFAKPADGAEEGVLQDSLVGVDIALLEVPEADAGPAEYVAELEREREELRADLEEIEADLADVKGEAAGFLLRAEEQLTIEAEKKEAPLSFATTENAFVAEGWIPTDTYPDFEASIADAVGDHAEVEELERASFTPDGDHHTEAVADGGSAGGADAATAATGDDADREAATDGGHATHGDDDPPVVQDNGSAAGPFELLVQGFGRPKYSEFDPTLLVFLTFPLMFGFMIGDVGYGVLYAGIGAFLYSRYDGTFRELGAVAMWAGGFTILFGIYFGIDVFGYHAYQLLPGDIHWPVDGKGLSPADIDWALSFLVASVLFGLAHLNVGHVLSFVSNYQQHDLKHALYEGGSWLLILNGAWIWIFSQHLPGPKPDFLFESFSILTFGAVSFGGFPVAVGYAAIAAILAGVVLLAIGEPPELAEVLSPIVNVISYARIMAVLLAKGGMALAVNLLAFGAYIDESGEGSFHFIFSADYLQYVRSHPEDYELVFAGMTTAFDPASIGAVGVVALVGGIIVAVVGHIVVLALGITSAGIQAVRLEYVEFFGNFYEGGGDSYLPFGYDRQYTTEE; encoded by the coding sequence ATGAGCAAGGTGTCGGTGACGGGCTCGAAGCGCGTCATCGACGACGTCATCGAGGCGGCGTACGCCCACCACTCGCTGCACGTCACGGACTACGACGAGCGCTACGAGGGGTTCGCGCCCGGCGAGTCGCTCGAGGGCGCCGAGACGGTGAACGAGCAGCTCGTCACCGTCCGCGCGCTCGAGAGCGTCCTCGACGTCGAGGGCGACGAGCTCGACGCGGCCCGCGCCATCGACGACGAGGAGCTCGAACGCGAGCTCGCCGACGTCCGCGAGCGCGTCAACGCCCTCAACGACCGGCGAGACGAGCTCCAGGCCGAGATCCGCGATCGGGCGGAGGCGATCGATCGGATGGAGCCGTTCGCGGACCTCGGCATCGAACTCGACCTGCTTCGCGGCTACGACTCGCTCGAGGTCGTCGTCGGCGAGGCCAAGCCCGACGCCGTCGAGGAGACGCTCGCCGACGCCGACGGGCTCGACGCCTACGAGGTGTTCGCCGGCAGCGACGTCGTGGCGATCTTCGCGAAGCCCGCCGACGGCGCCGAGGAGGGCGTCCTGCAGGACTCGCTCGTCGGCGTCGACATCGCGCTGCTGGAGGTGCCGGAGGCCGACGCCGGCCCCGCCGAATACGTTGCGGAGCTTGAGCGCGAACGCGAGGAGCTGCGGGCCGATCTCGAGGAGATCGAGGCCGATCTCGCCGACGTGAAGGGGGAGGCGGCCGGCTTCCTGCTCCGCGCCGAGGAGCAGCTCACCATCGAAGCCGAGAAGAAGGAGGCGCCGCTCTCGTTCGCGACCACGGAGAACGCGTTCGTCGCCGAGGGGTGGATCCCCACGGACACCTACCCCGACTTCGAGGCGAGCATCGCCGACGCAGTCGGTGACCACGCCGAGGTCGAGGAGCTCGAACGCGCCTCGTTCACGCCCGACGGCGACCACCACACCGAAGCGGTCGCGGACGGCGGCTCCGCGGGCGGCGCCGACGCCGCGACCGCGGCCACGGGAGACGACGCCGACCGCGAGGCCGCCACCGACGGCGGCCACGCGACGCACGGCGACGACGACCCGCCGGTCGTCCAGGACAACGGGAGCGCGGCGGGCCCCTTCGAACTGCTCGTGCAGGGGTTCGGCCGGCCGAAGTACTCGGAGTTCGACCCGACGCTCCTCGTCTTCCTCACGTTCCCGCTCATGTTCGGCTTCATGATCGGCGACGTCGGCTACGGCGTCCTCTACGCCGGGATCGGCGCCTTCCTGTACAGCCGGTACGACGGGACGTTCCGGGAGCTCGGCGCCGTCGCGATGTGGGCCGGCGGCTTCACGATCCTGTTCGGGATCTACTTCGGGATCGACGTGTTCGGCTACCACGCCTACCAGCTGCTGCCCGGTGACATCCACTGGCCCGTCGACGGGAAGGGGCTCTCGCCGGCCGACATCGACTGGGCGCTGTCGTTCCTCGTCGCGAGCGTGCTGTTCGGGCTCGCCCACCTGAACGTGGGTCACGTCCTCTCGTTCGTGAGCAACTACCAGCAGCACGACCTCAAGCACGCGCTGTACGAGGGCGGCTCGTGGCTGCTGATCCTCAACGGCGCGTGGATCTGGATCTTCAGCCAGCACCTCCCCGGTCCGAAGCCCGACTTCCTCTTCGAGTCGTTCTCGATCCTCACCTTCGGGGCGGTGTCGTTCGGCGGCTTCCCGGTCGCGGTCGGGTACGCCGCCATCGCGGCCATCCTCGCGGGCGTCGTCCTGCTCGCCATCGGTGAGCCCCCGGAGCTCGCCGAGGTGCTCTCCCCGATCGTCAACGTCATCTCGTACGCCCGGATCATGGCGGTGCTGCTCGCGAAGGGCGGCATGGCGCTCGCCGTGAACCTGCTCGCGTTCGGCGCGTACATCGACGAGAGCGGCGAGGGGAGCTTCCACTTCATCTTCAGCGCCGACTACCTCCAGTACGTCCGGAGCCACCCCGAGGACTACGAGCTCGTCTTCGCGGGGATGACGACCGCCTTCGACCCGGCCTCGATCGGCGCGGTCGGCGTCGTCGCGCTCGTCGGCGGGATCATCGTCGCGGTCGTCGGCCACATCGTCGTCCTCGCGCTCGGGATCACCTCCGCCGGCATTCAGGCGGTGCGCCTCGAGTACGTGGAGTTCTTCGGGAACTTCTACGAGGGCGGCGGCGACAGCTACCTGCCGTTCGGCTACGACCGGCAGTACACCACCGAGGAGTAG
- a CDS encoding deoxyribodipyrimidine photo-lyase has product MQLFWHRRDPRTRDNAGLAAAARAGAVVPVFVYDDDLFGTVGARQRAFFLRHVKRLEARYRELGSDLVVRAGDPEDVLVGLADEHGAEIVFYNEYYRPARRNRQRAVEDALADAGVATDARTDAVLVDPGRLAERYANHSRFHDDWEAVPKSGPYPEPDPESLAAVRDGKTVSEPDADIDLPAAGYEAARDRFDDFLEHGIASYNDTRDNLRRAVAAPTHAVSRLSPYLATGAIGIRKVWAGASDASEAVTGGDRRNVDKYLYELSWREQMYHLLYYNPDLGVSNYKSFPNEITWRDDDAAFEAWTRGETGYPLVDAGMRQLNAEGYVHNRPRQVVASFLTKHLLIDWRRGARYFTKQLIDHDYASNHGAWQWTASTGTDSVDVRIFDPVSQMSKYDDGAHFVKEYVPELRDVPAGKVVDWPTLSHGERERLAPDYPHPIVDRNEGYERAQRVFEEALGKR; this is encoded by the coding sequence ATGCAGCTGTTCTGGCACCGACGCGACCCGCGCACCCGTGACAACGCCGGGCTCGCGGCGGCCGCACGCGCGGGGGCTGTCGTCCCCGTTTTCGTCTACGACGACGACCTGTTCGGCACGGTGGGGGCGCGCCAGCGCGCCTTCTTCCTCCGCCACGTGAAGCGGTTGGAGGCCCGCTACCGGGAGCTCGGCAGCGACCTCGTCGTCCGCGCGGGCGACCCCGAGGACGTCCTGGTCGGTCTCGCCGACGAGCACGGCGCCGAGATCGTCTTTTATAATGAGTACTACCGCCCGGCCCGACGCAATCGGCAGCGGGCGGTCGAGGACGCGCTCGCGGACGCCGGGGTGGCGACAGACGCGCGGACCGACGCCGTCTTGGTCGATCCCGGACGCTTGGCGGAGCGCTACGCCAACCACAGCCGGTTCCACGACGACTGGGAAGCCGTCCCCAAGTCCGGCCCCTACCCGGAGCCCGACCCCGAGTCGCTCGCGGCCGTACGCGACGGGAAGACGGTCTCCGAGCCGGACGCCGACATCGACCTCCCGGCGGCGGGGTACGAGGCCGCCCGCGATCGGTTCGACGACTTCCTCGAGCACGGGATCGCGTCGTACAACGACACCCGCGACAACCTCCGGCGCGCCGTGGCGGCGCCCACCCACGCGGTCTCCCGGCTGTCTCCGTACCTCGCGACCGGCGCGATCGGGATCCGCAAGGTGTGGGCCGGCGCGAGCGACGCCTCCGAGGCCGTGACCGGCGGCGACCGACGCAACGTCGACAAGTACCTGTACGAGCTGTCGTGGCGCGAGCAGATGTACCACCTGCTCTACTACAACCCCGACCTGGGAGTGTCGAACTACAAGTCGTTCCCGAACGAGATCACGTGGCGCGACGACGACGCGGCGTTCGAGGCGTGGACGCGCGGCGAGACCGGCTACCCGCTCGTCGACGCCGGGATGCGCCAGCTGAACGCGGAGGGGTACGTTCACAACCGGCCGCGACAGGTCGTCGCGAGCTTCCTCACCAAACACCTCCTGATCGACTGGCGGCGGGGGGCGCGCTACTTCACCAAGCAGCTGATCGACCACGACTACGCCTCGAACCACGGCGCGTGGCAGTGGACCGCGTCCACCGGCACCGACTCGGTCGACGTGCGGATCTTCGACCCGGTGAGCCAGATGAGCAAGTACGACGACGGGGCGCACTTCGTGAAGGAGTACGTCCCCGAACTTCGCGACGTGCCCGCCGGGAAGGTCGTCGACTGGCCGACGCTCTCGCACGGCGAGCGGGAGCGACTCGCGCCCGACTACCCGCACCCGATCGTCGACCGGAACGAGGGGTACGAGCGCGCGCAGCGCGTCTTCGAGGAGGCGCTCGGGAAGCGGTAG
- a CDS encoding V-type ATP synthase subunit D, whose protein sequence is MAKDVKPTRKNLMAIEDRIELSERGHDTLEQKRDGLIMEFMDILDQAQDVRSDVSETYDTAQRKIDMARAMEGDVAVRGAAAALKEHPEITTQSKNIMGVVVPQIESSKVKKSLDERGYGLLGSSARIDEAADAYEELLEKIILAAEVETAMKKMLTEIETTKRRVNALEFTLLPGLYENQEYIEQKLEEQEREEIFRMKKIKAKKEEEEKEEEEAAAAEAAAAETEEPEPAD, encoded by the coding sequence ATGGCCAAGGACGTCAAACCGACGCGGAAGAACCTGATGGCGATCGAGGACCGCATCGAGCTCTCCGAGCGCGGTCACGACACCCTCGAACAGAAGCGTGACGGCCTCATCATGGAGTTCATGGACATCCTCGACCAGGCGCAGGACGTCCGCTCCGACGTGTCAGAGACGTACGACACGGCCCAGCGCAAGATCGACATGGCCCGGGCGATGGAGGGCGACGTCGCCGTCCGCGGCGCGGCCGCGGCGCTGAAAGAGCACCCGGAGATCACCACCCAGTCGAAGAACATCATGGGTGTGGTCGTCCCGCAGATCGAGTCCTCGAAGGTGAAGAAGAGCCTCGACGAGCGCGGCTACGGGCTGCTCGGCTCCTCCGCCCGGATCGACGAAGCGGCCGACGCCTACGAGGAGCTGTTAGAGAAGATCATCCTCGCGGCCGAGGTCGAGACGGCCATGAAGAAGATGCTCACGGAGATCGAGACCACCAAGCGCCGCGTGAACGCCCTGGAGTTCACGCTCCTCCCTGGCCTGTACGAGAATCAGGAGTACATCGAGCAGAAGCTCGAAGAGCAGGAGCGCGAGGAGATCTTCCGCATGAAGAAGATCAAGGCCAAGAAGGAAGAAGAGGAGAAAGAGGAAGAGGAGGCGGCCGCGGCCGAGGCCGCCGCGGCCGAGACCGAGGAGCCGGAGCCCGCGGACTGA
- a CDS encoding V-type ATP synthase subunit C, which produces MSAVGSSNPEYVVARVRARRGSLYGDEEYRKLTRMSPAEIARFMEESSYGREINALGSRHGGVDLIEYALNRNLAAQFEGILDWSEGSLYDLIARYLRKFDAWNVKTVIRGVYTDADQSAVEVDLIRAGEFDDRRIRRLLEADSIDAVVEVLEDTIYGPPLREAYAEYEETDVLVPLENAVDRAFYERLLSGLGGDEPTRQYEAFLKAEVDFRNATNALRLARSGADIDPAEYFIEGGELFTRESLARLARNLDELVEYIADSQYGEELGPALRDLEEADSLIAFEHATDAALLAYGDRLGTVHPVSITPIISYILAKEREVENIRAIARGKEAGLPVDQIESELVIT; this is translated from the coding sequence ATGAGCGCCGTCGGGAGCTCGAACCCAGAGTACGTCGTCGCGCGGGTTCGTGCCCGCCGCGGCAGCCTCTACGGGGACGAGGAGTACCGGAAGCTGACCCGCATGAGCCCGGCGGAGATCGCCCGGTTCATGGAGGAGTCGAGCTACGGCCGGGAGATCAACGCCCTCGGGAGCCGCCACGGCGGCGTGGACCTCATCGAGTACGCGTTGAACCGGAACCTCGCCGCGCAGTTCGAGGGGATCTTGGACTGGAGCGAGGGGTCGCTGTACGACCTCATCGCCCGGTACCTCCGCAAGTTCGACGCGTGGAACGTGAAGACGGTCATCCGCGGCGTCTACACCGACGCGGACCAGTCCGCCGTCGAGGTCGACCTGATCCGCGCCGGCGAGTTCGACGACCGGCGGATCCGCCGCCTGTTGGAGGCCGACTCGATCGACGCCGTCGTCGAGGTGCTGGAGGACACGATCTACGGGCCGCCGCTCCGCGAGGCGTACGCCGAGTACGAGGAGACGGACGTGCTGGTGCCGCTGGAGAACGCCGTCGACCGCGCGTTCTACGAGCGGCTCCTGTCGGGGCTCGGCGGCGACGAGCCGACCCGGCAGTACGAGGCGTTCCTCAAGGCGGAGGTCGACTTCCGGAACGCGACCAACGCCCTCCGGCTCGCCCGGTCGGGCGCGGACATCGACCCCGCCGAGTACTTCATCGAGGGCGGCGAGCTGTTCACCCGCGAGTCGCTCGCGCGGCTCGCGCGGAACCTCGACGAGCTCGTGGAGTACATCGCGGACAGCCAGTACGGCGAGGAACTCGGCCCGGCGCTGCGCGACCTCGAGGAGGCGGACAGCCTCATCGCGTTCGAGCACGCGACCGACGCCGCGCTGCTGGCGTACGGCGACCGGCTCGGGACGGTCCACCCCGTGTCGATCACCCCGATCATCTCCTACATCCTCGCGAAGGAGCGCGAGGTGGAGAACATCCGGGCGATCGCCCGCGGGAAGGAGGCCGGGTTGCCGGTCGACCAGATCGAATCGGAGCTGGTGATAACATGA
- a CDS encoding V-type ATP synthase subunit E: MSLDTVVEDVRDEARARAEEIREAAESEADEIVAEAETDAERIREERLAEVDRQIDQEREQALSSAKLEAKQERLGARRDVLEDVRDDVEAAIEGLDDDRRRELTETLLDASLAEYDDDEDVAVYTRAEDVELLEELVADRNAEVDGEVDCLGGVVAESDTSRVRVNNTFDSVLESVWDDELKNISERLFDQ; the protein is encoded by the coding sequence ATGAGTTTGGACACTGTCGTTGAGGACGTTCGAGACGAAGCCCGCGCGCGTGCAGAGGAGATCCGCGAAGCGGCGGAGTCCGAGGCGGACGAGATCGTCGCCGAGGCGGAGACCGACGCCGAGCGCATCCGCGAGGAGCGCCTCGCCGAGGTCGACCGCCAGATCGATCAGGAGCGCGAGCAGGCGCTCTCGTCGGCCAAACTCGAGGCCAAACAGGAGCGGCTCGGCGCCCGTCGGGACGTCCTCGAAGACGTCCGCGACGACGTCGAGGCCGCCATCGAGGGGCTCGACGACGACCGCCGTCGCGAGCTCACCGAGACGCTGCTCGACGCGAGCCTCGCGGAGTACGACGACGACGAGGACGTCGCCGTCTACACCCGCGCCGAGGACGTCGAGCTCCTCGAGGAGCTCGTCGCCGACCGCAACGCCGAGGTCGACGGCGAGGTCGACTGTCTCGGCGGCGTGGTCGCCGAGAGCGACACCTCTCGCGTTCGCGTGAACAACACGTTCGACTCGGTCCTGGAGTCCGTCTGGGACGACGAGTTGAAGAACATCTCGGAGCGACTGTTCGACCAATGA
- a CDS encoding V-type ATP synthase subunit F, giving the protein MSQEIAVVGSPEFTTGFRLAGVRKFENVPDDEKDERLDDAVERTLDDEDTGIIVMHDDDLDHLSRGTRESVEGSIEPVLVTLGGAGAGSGGLRDQIKRAIGIDLMEEDD; this is encoded by the coding sequence ATGAGCCAGGAGATCGCCGTCGTCGGCAGCCCCGAGTTCACCACCGGGTTCCGGCTCGCCGGCGTGCGGAAGTTCGAGAACGTACCGGACGACGAGAAGGACGAGCGGCTCGACGACGCCGTCGAACGGACCCTCGACGACGAGGACACCGGCATCATCGTGATGCACGACGACGACCTCGACCACCTCTCGCGGGGGACCCGCGAGTCGGTGGAGGGGAGCATCGAGCCCGTGCTCGTCACGCTCGGCGGCGCCGGCGCCGGCAGCGGCGGGCTGCGCGACCAGATCAAACGAGCCATCGGGATCGACCTGATGGAGGAGGACGACTAA
- a CDS encoding ATP synthase subunit K, producing MLEATNALGNAVLSTGGTLTDPSAAAALAVGLAALGAGYAERGIGSAAVGAMAEDDDLFVNGLILTVLPETIVILALVVVFIV from the coding sequence ATGCTTGAAGCTACCAACGCACTCGGGAACGCCGTACTGTCCACCGGAGGAACCCTCACCGACCCCAGCGCCGCAGCGGCGCTCGCCGTCGGGCTCGCCGCCCTCGGTGCGGGATACGCCGAGCGTGGTATCGGTTCGGCCGCCGTCGGCGCGATGGCCGAGGACGACGACCTCTTCGTCAACGGGCTCATCCTGACGGTGCTTCCCGAGACGATCGTTATCCTCGCACTCGTCGTCGTCTTCATCGTCTGA
- a CDS encoding ATP synthase subunit A produces MSKAESTETTPTEDGVIQSVSGPVVSARDLDARMNDVVYVGDEGLMGEVIEIEGDITTIQVYEETSGVAPGEPVENTGEPLSVDLGPGMLDAIYDGVQRPLDVLEGKMGSPYLDRGVDAPGIDLEQEWEFEPTVEVGDEVGRGDVVGVVEETVTIDHKVMVPPDALEEGETTEVTAVESGSFDVTETVAELANGTDVSMHQEWPVREARPSANKKTPRTPLVSGQRILDGLFPIAKGGTAAIPGPFGSGKTVTQHQLAKYADADIIVYVGCGERGNEMTEVIEDFPELEDPANGNPLMARTSLIANTSNMPVAARESCIYTGITIAEYYRDMGYDVALMADSTSRWAEAMREISSRLEEMPGEEGYPAYLAARLAQFYERAGYFENVNGTEGSVSAIGAVSPPGGDFSEPVTQNTLRIVKTFWALDADLAERRHFPSINWNESYSLYKDQLDPWFEAEVADDWAEKRQWAVDVLDEETELQEIVQLVGKDALPDDQQLTLEVARYLREAYLQQNAFHPVDTFCPPEKTYLMLTTIETFNDEAFKALEAGVPVEEIVDTEAAPQINRIGVQENYEEYVEELKAEITEELRSLY; encoded by the coding sequence ATGAGTAAAGCAGAATCCACGGAGACCACCCCAACCGAAGACGGTGTTATCCAAAGCGTGAGCGGTCCGGTCGTGAGCGCCCGCGACCTCGACGCCCGCATGAACGACGTCGTCTACGTCGGCGACGAAGGCCTCATGGGGGAAGTGATCGAGATCGAAGGCGACATCACGACCATTCAGGTGTACGAGGAGACCTCCGGGGTCGCCCCCGGCGAACCCGTCGAGAACACGGGCGAGCCGCTGTCGGTCGACCTTGGTCCGGGCATGCTGGACGCCATCTACGACGGCGTCCAGCGCCCCCTGGACGTGCTGGAGGGCAAGATGGGCAGTCCGTACCTCGACCGCGGGGTCGACGCGCCCGGTATCGACCTCGAGCAGGAGTGGGAGTTCGAGCCGACCGTCGAGGTCGGCGACGAGGTCGGCCGCGGCGACGTCGTCGGCGTCGTCGAGGAGACGGTCACCATCGACCACAAGGTGATGGTGCCGCCGGACGCCCTCGAGGAGGGCGAGACCACCGAGGTCACCGCCGTCGAGTCGGGCTCGTTCGACGTCACCGAGACGGTGGCCGAGCTCGCCAACGGGACGGACGTCTCGATGCACCAGGAGTGGCCCGTCCGCGAGGCGCGCCCCTCCGCGAACAAGAAGACGCCCCGGACGCCGCTGGTGTCCGGCCAGCGCATCCTCGACGGCCTCTTCCCCATCGCGAAGGGCGGGACGGCCGCGATCCCGGGCCCGTTCGGCTCCGGGAAGACGGTCACCCAGCACCAGCTCGCGAAGTACGCAGACGCGGACATCATCGTCTACGTCGGCTGCGGCGAGCGCGGCAACGAGATGACCGAGGTCATCGAGGACTTCCCCGAGCTGGAGGACCCGGCCAACGGCAACCCGCTGATGGCCCGCACCTCGCTCATCGCGAACACCTCGAACATGCCCGTCGCGGCGCGTGAGTCCTGCATCTACACCGGGATCACGATCGCCGAGTACTACCGCGACATGGGGTACGACGTCGCGCTGATGGCCGACTCCACCTCGCGGTGGGCGGAGGCGATGCGCGAGATCTCCTCCCGGCTGGAGGAGATGCCCGGCGAGGAGGGGTACCCCGCGTACCTCGCCGCCCGGCTCGCGCAGTTCTACGAGCGCGCCGGCTACTTCGAGAACGTCAACGGGACGGAGGGCTCCGTCTCGGCGATCGGCGCGGTGTCGCCGCCCGGCGGCGACTTCTCCGAGCCGGTCACCCAGAACACGCTGCGCATCGTGAAGACGTTCTGGGCGCTCGACGCGGACTTAGCGGAGCGACGCCACTTCCCGTCGATCAACTGGAACGAGTCGTACTCGCTGTACAAAGACCAGCTCGACCCGTGGTTCGAAGCGGAGGTCGCCGACGACTGGGCGGAGAAGCGCCAGTGGGCGGTCGACGTGCTCGACGAGGAGACCGAGCTGCAGGAGATCGTGCAGCTCGTCGGGAAGGACGCCCTGCCCGACGACCAGCAGCTCACCCTGGAGGTCGCCCGCTACCTGCGCGAGGCGTACCTCCAGCAGAACGCGTTCCACCCGGTGGACACGTTCTGTCCGCCGGAGAAGACGTACCTCATGCTGACGACGATCGAGACGTTCAACGACGAGGCGTTCAAGGCGCTCGAAGCGGGCGTCCCCGTCGAGGAGATCGTCGACACCGAGGCCGCCCCGCAGATCAACCGGATCGGCGTCCAGGAGAACTACGAGGAGTACGTCGAGGAGCTCAAAGCGGAGATCACCGAGGAACTCCGGAGCCTCTACTAA
- the ahaH gene encoding ATP synthase archaeal subunit H, translated as MARPEVLDRIKEAEREADEIIATAESDADERLAEARERADEIRAEAEEEAESEAAERLEAAREEIEERKEEILEAGRSDRDELEREARERVDSAVDYAVERFEEAVNQQAEEAVDAQA; from the coding sequence ATGGCGAGACCAGAGGTGCTCGACCGGATCAAGGAGGCTGAACGGGAGGCGGACGAGATCATCGCGACGGCGGAATCGGACGCCGACGAGCGCCTCGCCGAGGCTCGAGAGCGCGCGGACGAGATCCGCGCCGAGGCCGAGGAGGAGGCGGAGTCCGAGGCCGCGGAGCGGCTCGAGGCGGCCCGCGAGGAGATCGAGGAACGGAAGGAGGAGATCCTCGAGGCGGGCCGGTCCGACCGCGACGAGCTCGAACGCGAGGCCCGCGAGCGCGTGGACTCGGCCGTCGACTACGCAGTCGAACGGTTCGAGGAAGCGGTGAACCAACAGGCCGAGGAGGCGGTGGATGCTCAGGCCTGA
- a CDS encoding V-type ATP synthase subunit B, with protein MKEYQTITEISGPLVYAEVDEAIGYDEIVEIETAQGETLRGQVLESSEGVVAIQVFEGTSGIDQNASVRFLGETMKMPVTEDLLGRVLDGSGRPIDDGPEIVPEERQDIVGAAINPYSREYPEEFIETGVSAIDGMNTLVRGQKLPIFSSSGQPHSELAMQIARQASVPEEEEGDDEESSEFAVIFGAMGITQEEANEFMQDFERTGALERSVVFMNLADDPAVERTVTPRMVLTTAEYLAFEKDYHVLVILTDMTNYCEALREIGAAREEVPGRRGYPGYMYTDLAQLYERAGRIQGREGSVTQIPILTMPGDDDTHPIPDLTGYITEGQIYVDPDLNSQGLQPPINVLPSLSRLMDDGIGEGLTREDHADVKDQMFAAYAEGEDLRDLVNIVGREALSELDNKYLDFADAFESEFVDQGFDQNRDIEETLSIGWDLLSMLPKDALNRIDEEFIEEHYREDDSERKVVEAAD; from the coding sequence ATGAAAGAGTATCAGACAATCACCGAGATCAGCGGCCCCCTCGTGTACGCCGAGGTCGATGAGGCGATCGGCTACGACGAGATCGTCGAGATCGAGACGGCACAGGGGGAGACGCTGCGCGGACAGGTGCTCGAATCCTCGGAGGGCGTCGTCGCCATCCAGGTGTTCGAGGGCACCTCCGGTATCGACCAGAACGCGTCCGTCCGCTTCCTGGGCGAGACGATGAAGATGCCCGTCACCGAGGACCTCCTCGGGCGGGTCCTCGACGGCTCCGGCCGCCCGATCGACGACGGCCCGGAGATCGTCCCCGAGGAGCGGCAGGACATCGTCGGCGCGGCGATCAACCCCTACTCCCGGGAGTACCCCGAGGAGTTCATCGAAACGGGCGTCTCCGCGATCGACGGGATGAACACCCTCGTTCGCGGCCAGAAGCTCCCGATCTTCTCCAGCTCCGGCCAGCCGCACAGCGAGCTGGCGATGCAGATCGCGCGGCAGGCGAGCGTGCCGGAAGAGGAGGAGGGCGACGACGAGGAGAGCTCCGAGTTCGCCGTCATCTTCGGCGCGATGGGGATCACGCAGGAGGAGGCCAACGAGTTCATGCAGGACTTCGAGCGCACCGGCGCGCTGGAGCGCTCCGTCGTCTTCATGAACCTCGCGGACGACCCCGCCGTCGAGCGGACGGTCACCCCGCGCATGGTGCTCACCACGGCCGAGTACCTCGCCTTCGAGAAGGACTACCACGTCCTCGTCATCCTGACGGACATGACCAACTACTGCGAGGCGCTCCGCGAGATCGGGGCGGCCCGCGAGGAGGTTCCGGGTCGACGCGGGTACCCCGGGTACATGTACACCGACCTGGCGCAGCTGTACGAGCGCGCCGGGCGGATCCAGGGCCGTGAGGGGTCGGTGACGCAGATCCCGATCCTCACGATGCCGGGCGACGACGACACCCACCCGATCCCGGACCTGACCGGGTACATCACGGAGGGGCAGATCTACGTCGACCCCGACCTGAACAGCCAGGGCCTCCAGCCCCCGATCAACGTGCTTCCCAGCCTGTCGCGGCTGATGGACGACGGGATCGGCGAGGGGCTCACCCGCGAGGACCACGCCGACGTGAAAGACCAGATGTTCGCGGCGTACGCGGAGGGCGAGGACCTGCGCGACCTCGTGAACATCGTCGGTCGCGAGGCGCTCTCGGAGCTCGACAACAAGTACCTCGACTTCGCGGACGCCTTCGAGTCGGAGTTCGTCGACCAGGGCTTCGACCAGAACCGCGACATCGAGGAGACGCTCTCCATCGGCTGGGACCTGCTCTCGATGCTCCCGAAGGACGCCCTCAACCGGATCGACGAGGAGTTCATCGAGGAGCACTACCGCGAGGACGACTCCGAGCGCAAGGTCGTCGAAGCGGCAGACTGA